Genomic segment of Streptosporangium sp. NBC_01755:
CCACCCTCGCGTACCTCACCGACCGGGAGCCTGGGGTTGGCCACCCTGCCCGCCAGGGAGGAGACCACTCGCAGATCCGGCCGCCCGGCCAGCCGGGCGGCCAGTGCCCTGGCCTCCGCGGTGCCTCCCAGGATCAGCAGGCGTCTCATCGGCCGCTCACCTTCGCCCCGCGGAGCGGGTTGTCGCCGGTCAATCCCGGCACCTGTCCGCCGAGTAGAGGTGGCTGTCGGGGAACGCCGAGGCCGTCAGCACCCGCCCGACCACGATCACGGCCGTGCGCAGTACCCCGGCGGCTCTGACCCGCTCGGCGACGTCGGCCAGGGTGCCCCGCAGGATCACCTCGTCGTCCCGGCTCGCCCGGGCCACCACCGCCACCGGGCAGTCGGCGCCGTAGGAGGGGAGCAGCTCCGTGACGACCGCCTCGATCCGCTGCACGGCCAGGTGCAGCACCATGGTCGCCCGGCTCGCGCCGAGCGTGGCCAGCTCCTCGCCCTCCGGCATCGGCGTGGCACGCGCGGACGTACGGGTGAGGATGATCGACTGCCCGACTCCCGGCACGGTGAGCTCCCGCTTCAGCGAGGCCGCCGCGGCCGCGAAGGCCGGGACGCCCGGCACCACGTCGTACGGGATGCCGAGCGCGTCCAGCCGCCGCATCTGCTCGGCCATCGCGCTGAAGACGGAGGGGTCGCCCGAGTGCAGCCGGGCGACGTCCAGTCCGGCCGCGTGCGCGCCGGCCATCTCGGTGATGATCTCATCGAGGGTGAGCCCGGCCGTGTCCACCAGCCGTGCCCCGGGCGGGCAGTCGTCCAGCAGCTCGCGCGGTACCAGCGACCCGGCGTACAGGCACACCGGGGACGAGGCGATCATCCGCAGACCGCGCACCGTGACGAGGTCGGCGGCTCCGGGGCCCGCTCCGACGAAGTGCACCCTGGCCGTCAAGACTCCTCCTCCTTGACCGAT
This window contains:
- the cobM gene encoding precorrin-4 C(11)-methyltransferase → MTARVHFVGAGPGAADLVTVRGLRMIASSPVCLYAGSLVPRELLDDCPPGARLVDTAGLTLDEIITEMAGAHAAGLDVARLHSGDPSVFSAMAEQMRRLDALGIPYDVVPGVPAFAAAAASLKRELTVPGVGQSIILTRTSARATPMPEGEELATLGASRATMVLHLAVQRIEAVVTELLPSYGADCPVAVVARASRDDEVILRGTLADVAERVRAAGVLRTAVIVVGRVLTASAFPDSHLYSADRCRD